In one window of Dermochelys coriacea isolate rDerCor1 chromosome 3, rDerCor1.pri.v4, whole genome shotgun sequence DNA:
- the LOC119852811 gene encoding pre-mRNA-splicing regulator WTAP isoform X1, with protein sequence MTNEEPLPKKVRLSETDFKVLARDELILRWKQYEAYVQALEGKYTDLNSNDVTGLRESEEKLKQQQQESARRENILVMRLATKEQEMQECTNQIQYLKQVQQPSVAQLRSTMVDPAINLFFLKMKGELEQTKDKLEQAQNELSAWKFTPDSQTGKKLMAKCRMLIQENQELGRQLSQGRIAQLEAELALQKKYSEELKSSQDELNDFIIQLDEEVEGMQSTILVLQQQLKETRQQLAQFQQQQSQASAPGTSRTPSSEPTDQGEAMGKDCSRLANGPSNGSSSHQRTSGPGFYREGSGTEDDFPASPGNGNKLSNHSEDRTVRGGCSYINQLSTGYESVDSPTGSENSLTHHSNDTDSNHDPQEEKTVSMKGNRTVGSRHVQNGLDSNVNVQGSVL encoded by the exons ATGACTAATGAAGAACCTCTCCCAAAGAAG gtTCGCCTTAGTGAAACAGACTTTAAGGTTTTGGCTAGAGATGAACTGATCCTAAG GTGGAAGCAATATGAAGCGTATGTACAGGCTCTGGAGGGCAAATACACAGATCTTAATT CTAATGATGTAACTGGATTGAGAGAATCTGAAGAGAAGCTGAAGCAACAACAGCAAGAGTCTGCCCGAAGAGAGAATATCCTAGTGATGAGGCTGGCAACTAAGGAACAGGAAATGCAAGAGTGTACT AATCAGATTCAGTACCTCAAGCAAGTCCAGCAGCCTAGTGTTGCCCAACTGAGATCAACAATGGTGGACCCAGCCATCAACTTGTTTTTCCTAAAAATGAAAGGTGAACTGGAACAGACTAAAGACAAACTGGAACAAGCCCAAAATGAACTGAGTGCCTGGAAATTTACGCCTGAtag CCAAACAGGCAAAAAGTTAATGGCGAAGTGTCGAATGCTTATCCAGGAGAATCAAGAGCTTGGAAGGCAGCTGTCCCAAGGACGCATTGCACAGCTTGAGGCAGAGCTGGCTTTACAGAAGAAATATAGTGAGGAACTAAAAAGCAGTCAGGATG AATTGAATGACTTCATCATCCAGCTTGATGAGGAGGTAGAGGGTATGCAGAGTACCATTCTAGTTCTCCAGCAGCAGTTGAAGGAGACTCGCCAGCAGTTGGCTCagttccagcagcagcagtcccAGGCCTCAGCCCCAGGTACCAGCAGGACTCCATCTTCTGAGCCTACAGACCAGGGAGAGGCCATGGGTAAAGACTGCAGCCGTCTGGCTAACGGACCGAGCAATGGCAGCTCTTCCCATCAGAGGACGTCTGGGCCTGGATTTTATAGGGAGGGTAGTGGCACAGAAGATGACTTCCCAGCGTCTCCAGGGAATGGTAATAAGCTCTCCAACCACTCTGAAGATAGAACAGTCAGAGGAGGTTGTAGCTACATAaaccaactaagtactgggtatgAAAGTGTAGACTCTCCCACTGGCAGTGAAAACTCACTCACTCACCACTCAAATGACACAGACTCCAATCATGATCCTCAAGAAGAGAAAACAGTGAGCATGAAAGGTAACAGAACTGTGGGTTCTCGTCATGTTCAGAATGGTTTGGACTCCAATGTAAATGTCCAGGGTTCAgttttgtaa
- the LOC119852811 gene encoding pre-mRNA-splicing regulator WTAP isoform X2 has protein sequence MTNEEPLPKKVRLSETDFKVLARDELILRWKQYEAYVQALEGKYTDLNSNDVTGLRESEEKLKQQQQESARRENILVMRLATKEQEMQECTNQIQYLKQVQQPSVAQLRSTMVDPAINLFFLKMKGELEQTKDKLEQAQNELSAWKFTPDR, from the exons ATGACTAATGAAGAACCTCTCCCAAAGAAG gtTCGCCTTAGTGAAACAGACTTTAAGGTTTTGGCTAGAGATGAACTGATCCTAAG GTGGAAGCAATATGAAGCGTATGTACAGGCTCTGGAGGGCAAATACACAGATCTTAATT CTAATGATGTAACTGGATTGAGAGAATCTGAAGAGAAGCTGAAGCAACAACAGCAAGAGTCTGCCCGAAGAGAGAATATCCTAGTGATGAGGCTGGCAACTAAGGAACAGGAAATGCAAGAGTGTACT AATCAGATTCAGTACCTCAAGCAAGTCCAGCAGCCTAGTGTTGCCCAACTGAGATCAACAATGGTGGACCCAGCCATCAACTTGTTTTTCCTAAAAATGAAAGGTGAACTGGAACAGACTAAAGACAAACTGGAACAAGCCCAAAATGAACTGAGTGCCTGGAAATTTACGCCTGAtaggtaa